A stretch of the Bradyrhizobium arachidis genome encodes the following:
- the phnD gene encoding phosphonate ABC transporter substrate-binding protein yields MITRRLVLAGAAALAFTASASAEDWKAKYPELTFAVVPAENASGVTERWAPFVAYLSKELGVKVTLRIANDYAAVIEGQRAGNIHIASYGSASFARARLTGVKTDAFANDINADGSTGYYSVFFVKANSAYKSIDNLKGKNLGLVDPNSTSGNNVPRFELDKLGIADADSYFGKVVFTGSHENAILALSQGTVDVAANQWTSDDDSTLAQMLTKGMLKNADGSAMKKDDFRIIHKSAPIINGPYAYNSDLPEEAKTAIAKAFSEAPIKDKAAFDRLSDGQKKGFHPATTKDWDGTIELIKFVDALRKKKAS; encoded by the coding sequence ATGATCACTCGTAGGCTCGTTCTCGCCGGCGCTGCCGCGCTGGCCTTCACCGCTTCCGCCTCGGCTGAGGACTGGAAGGCGAAATATCCCGAGCTGACCTTTGCGGTCGTTCCGGCCGAGAACGCCTCCGGCGTCACCGAGCGCTGGGCGCCGTTCGTGGCCTATCTCTCCAAGGAGCTCGGCGTGAAGGTTACGCTGCGCATCGCCAACGACTATGCCGCCGTCATCGAGGGCCAGCGCGCCGGCAATATCCACATCGCGAGCTACGGCTCGGCCTCGTTCGCCCGCGCCCGGCTCACCGGCGTCAAGACCGACGCGTTTGCCAACGACATCAACGCCGACGGCTCGACCGGCTATTACTCCGTGTTCTTCGTCAAGGCGAACAGCGCCTACAAGAGCATCGACAATCTGAAGGGCAAGAACCTCGGCCTGGTCGATCCGAACTCGACCTCGGGCAACAACGTGCCGCGTTTCGAGCTCGACAAGCTCGGGATTGCCGATGCCGACAGCTATTTTGGCAAGGTCGTCTTCACCGGCAGCCACGAGAACGCAATCCTCGCGCTGTCGCAGGGCACGGTCGACGTCGCCGCCAACCAGTGGACCAGCGACGACGATTCCACGCTGGCGCAGATGCTGACCAAGGGCATGCTGAAGAACGCCGACGGCTCGGCGATGAAGAAGGACGATTTCCGCATCATCCACAAGTCGGCGCCGATCATCAACGGCCCCTATGCCTACAACTCCGACCTTCCGGAAGAGGCGAAGACTGCCATTGCCAAGGCGTTCTCCGAGGCCCCGATCAAAGACAAGGCCGCCTTCGACCGCCTGTCCGACGGCCAGAAGAAGGGCTTTCATCCCGCGACCACGAAGGACTGGGACGGCACCATCGAGCTGATCAAGTTCGTGGACGCGCTGCGTAAGAAGAAGGCGTCCTGA
- a CDS encoding selenium-binding protein SBP56-related protein translates to MTMRPDPTFHASPKLAMDAPPEDFAYTLLLSPDFSKPDALAVIDAKPGSPTYSKIVHTVTMPNKGDEFHHFGWNACSSALSPLAGHAFIERRYLIIPGLRSSRIYIIDTKPDPTKAKIHKVIEPEEVFKKTGYSRPHTIHCGPDGIYVSTLGGGGKDGTNGPPGIFIMDCETFEVLGRWEIDRGPQNLHYDFWWNLPRDYMVSSEWALPPQFESGIVPEDLLSNKYGHRLHFWDLRARRNVQTIDLGANHQMALEVRPAHDPVREYGFVGVVVDTTNLEASIWTWWREGGKFHAEKTATIPPEPAPKEKLPPLLQGFGAVPPLVTDIDLSMDDRFLYVSCWGTGEMRQYDVSDPRKPKLAGSVHIGGIARRTPHPNGKSFAAGPQMVEISRDGKRVYWTNSLYSTWDDQFYPDGVPGVEVMANVGRNGGLELANDYFVSFPDGYRAHQIRLDGGDCSTDSFCYPSV, encoded by the coding sequence ATGACAATGAGGCCAGACCCGACCTTTCACGCATCGCCCAAACTTGCGATGGACGCGCCGCCGGAAGATTTCGCCTACACGCTGCTGCTCAGTCCGGACTTCTCGAAGCCCGATGCGCTGGCGGTGATCGACGCCAAGCCGGGATCGCCGACCTACAGCAAGATCGTCCACACCGTGACGATGCCGAACAAGGGTGACGAATTTCACCACTTCGGCTGGAACGCCTGCTCATCCGCATTGTCCCCGCTCGCCGGACACGCCTTCATCGAGCGGCGCTATCTCATCATCCCGGGCCTGCGCTCCTCGCGCATCTACATCATCGACACCAAGCCGGATCCGACCAAGGCCAAGATCCACAAGGTCATCGAGCCGGAAGAGGTCTTCAAGAAGACCGGCTACTCGCGGCCGCATACCATCCATTGCGGGCCTGATGGCATCTATGTGAGCACGCTGGGCGGTGGCGGCAAGGACGGTACCAATGGGCCGCCCGGAATCTTCATCATGGACTGCGAGACCTTCGAGGTCTTGGGGCGATGGGAGATCGATCGCGGCCCGCAGAACCTGCACTATGATTTCTGGTGGAACCTGCCGCGCGACTACATGGTGTCGAGCGAATGGGCGCTGCCGCCGCAATTCGAGAGTGGGATCGTTCCCGAAGATCTTCTGTCCAACAAATATGGTCACCGGCTCCACTTCTGGGATCTGCGGGCGCGGCGCAACGTGCAAACCATCGACCTCGGCGCCAATCATCAGATGGCGCTCGAAGTGCGGCCCGCGCATGACCCGGTGCGCGAATACGGCTTCGTCGGCGTGGTCGTCGACACCACCAATCTCGAAGCCTCGATCTGGACCTGGTGGCGCGAGGGTGGAAAATTCCACGCAGAGAAGACGGCGACGATTCCGCCGGAGCCCGCTCCGAAGGAAAAGCTTCCGCCACTCTTGCAGGGATTTGGCGCGGTGCCGCCGCTCGTCACCGATATCGACCTTTCGATGGACGACAGGTTCCTCTACGTCTCGTGCTGGGGCACAGGCGAGATGCGCCAGTACGACGTCAGCGACCCCAGAAAGCCCAAGCTTGCAGGGTCCGTGCACATCGGCGGCATCGCGCGCCGCACGCCGCATCCGAACGGCAAGTCCTTTGCGGCCGGTCCGCAGATGGTGGAGATCAGCCGCGACGGCAAGAGGGTGTACTGGACCAACTCGCTCTATTCGACGTGGGATGACCAGTTCTATCCCGACGGCGTGCCCGGCGTCGAAGTCATGGCCAATGTCGGTCGCAATGGCGGGCTCGAACTCGCGAATGATTATTTCGTGAGCTTCCCGGATGGCTATCGGGCGCATCAGATCAGGCTCGATGGCGGCGACTGCTCGACGGACTCGTTTTGCTATCCGTCGGTCTAG
- a CDS encoding chloramphenicol acetyltransferase, with translation MAAKSLSVQPTIDPTAKLHETTLGAYTEVGARTILHEVTMGDYSYVVNDSQITYATIGKFCSIAAMTRINPGNHPMHRATQAHFTYRSSAYFSGESDDLDFFDWRRQHHVHIGHDVWIGHGAIILPGRNIGTGAVIAAGAIVTKDVPAYTIVAGNPARIVRRRFSEEIAGRLAKLAWWDWDHETLRAALPDFRKLGIEDFLAKYEAMTRSSLAIANHSPSLKKSALA, from the coding sequence ATGGCCGCCAAATCGCTTTCGGTCCAGCCCACCATCGACCCCACGGCCAAGCTGCACGAGACGACGCTCGGCGCCTACACCGAGGTCGGTGCGCGCACGATCCTTCATGAAGTGACGATGGGCGATTACTCCTACGTCGTGAACGATTCGCAGATTACCTACGCGACGATCGGAAAATTCTGCTCGATCGCGGCGATGACCCGGATCAATCCGGGCAACCATCCCATGCACCGGGCGACGCAGGCACACTTCACCTACCGTTCCAGTGCCTATTTTTCCGGCGAGAGCGACGACCTCGACTTCTTCGACTGGCGGCGCCAGCATCACGTCCATATCGGCCACGACGTCTGGATCGGCCATGGCGCGATTATCCTGCCCGGCCGCAACATCGGCACCGGCGCAGTGATTGCGGCCGGCGCCATCGTCACCAAGGACGTGCCGGCCTACACCATCGTCGCCGGCAATCCGGCACGCATCGTCCGGCGACGGTTTTCGGAGGAGATCGCCGGCCGCCTCGCAAAGCTTGCCTGGTGGGACTGGGATCACGAAACTTTGCGCGCAGCGCTGCCCGATTTCCGCAAGCTCGGGATTGAAGATTTCCTCGCAAAATACGAAGCCATGACTCGCTCTAGCCTGGCCATCGCCAACCATTCTCCCTCCCTCAAGAAAAGCGCCCTCGCGTGA
- a CDS encoding dihydrodipicolinate synthase family protein, with amino-acid sequence MSQAKAQRPYRGVFPVAPTIFNERGELDLDGQRRCIDFMIDAGSNGICILANFSEQFVLTDAERESVMHAVLEHVAGRVPVIVTTTHFSSAVCAARSRQAEAAGAAMVMVMPPYHGATFRVPEKGIVEFFKVLSDAINIPIMIQDAPVAGTPLSVELLARLAREFSNVRYFKIEVAGAAAKLRGLIEAGGKDIEGPWDGEEAITLMADLDAGATGAMTGGGYPDGIRQIIDPYFAGKREEAKAAYERWLPLINYENRQCGLIACKAMMQAGGVIKSDAVRHPLQPLHPATRAGLLELAKERDALALRWGK; translated from the coding sequence ATGTCGCAAGCCAAGGCCCAACGTCCGTACCGGGGCGTGTTCCCGGTTGCCCCCACCATCTTCAACGAGCGCGGCGAGCTCGACCTCGACGGCCAGCGCCGCTGCATCGATTTCATGATCGATGCCGGCTCGAACGGAATCTGCATCCTCGCGAACTTCTCCGAGCAGTTTGTGCTGACCGATGCCGAACGCGAATCCGTGATGCATGCCGTGCTGGAGCACGTCGCGGGCCGCGTTCCCGTGATCGTCACGACGACGCATTTCTCATCGGCCGTCTGCGCCGCGCGCAGCAGGCAGGCGGAAGCAGCGGGCGCCGCCATGGTGATGGTAATGCCGCCCTATCATGGCGCGACCTTCCGCGTCCCGGAGAAGGGCATTGTCGAATTCTTCAAGGTGCTGTCGGACGCGATCAATATCCCGATCATGATCCAGGATGCACCCGTCGCCGGCACACCGCTGTCGGTGGAGCTGCTCGCCCGGCTGGCGCGGGAGTTTTCGAACGTCCGCTATTTCAAGATCGAGGTAGCAGGCGCCGCCGCAAAACTCCGCGGCCTGATCGAAGCCGGTGGCAAGGATATCGAGGGTCCATGGGACGGCGAGGAAGCCATCACGTTGATGGCCGACCTTGACGCCGGCGCGACCGGTGCGATGACCGGCGGCGGCTATCCCGACGGCATCCGCCAGATCATCGATCCCTACTTTGCCGGCAAGCGCGAGGAAGCCAAGGCCGCCTATGAACGCTGGCTGCCGCTGATCAACTACGAGAACCGCCAGTGTGGTCTGATCGCCTGCAAGGCGATGATGCAGGCCGGTGGCGTCATCAAGTCGGATGCCGTGCGCCATCCCCTGCAGCCGCTGCATCCGGCGACCCGCGCGGGCCTGCTGGAGCTCGCAAAGGAGCGCGACGCGTTGGCGTTGCGGTGGGGGAAGTAG
- a CDS encoding DUF1045 domain-containing protein, protein MTGFPRYAIYYAADAGDALSRFGAELLGYDAHTGNELPFPAEALQVAPDWRDVSADPRKYGFHATLKAPMALAPGRSEAELLAACAAFAGKTRPIPIIRPVVDAISGFIAVIPPEPVGELQQLAADCTVEFDAFRAPLTAEDRARRRPDRLSERQRDYLDRWGYPYVMEEFRFHMTLTGRLDAERRGPIIEMLRTRFARLSINTIAIDRIALFRQDNAASRFSIIGEWSLTS, encoded by the coding sequence ATGACAGGTTTTCCCCGCTACGCGATCTACTACGCCGCCGACGCCGGCGATGCGCTCTCCCGCTTCGGTGCCGAGCTGCTCGGCTACGACGCCCATACCGGCAACGAGCTGCCGTTCCCGGCGGAGGCGCTTCAGGTCGCCCCCGACTGGCGCGACGTCTCCGCCGATCCCCGCAAATACGGCTTTCACGCCACGCTGAAGGCGCCGATGGCGCTGGCGCCGGGGAGAAGCGAAGCGGAGCTGCTGGCGGCCTGCGCGGCGTTTGCTGGAAAGACGCGGCCGATTCCGATCATCCGTCCCGTCGTCGATGCCATCTCAGGCTTCATCGCCGTGATCCCCCCCGAGCCGGTCGGCGAGCTGCAACAACTCGCCGCCGATTGTACTGTCGAGTTCGACGCCTTCCGCGCACCGCTGACGGCCGAGGATCGCGCCCGGCGCAGGCCGGACAGGCTGAGCGAGCGGCAGCGGGACTACCTCGACCGCTGGGGCTATCCTTACGTGATGGAGGAATTCCGCTTCCACATGACCCTGACCGGCCGGCTGGACGCCGAGCGGCGCGGGCCGATCATCGAGATGTTGCGGACGCGATTTGCGCGACTCAGCATCAACACGATCGCGATCGACCGGATCGCGCTGTTCCGGCAGGACAATGCGGCCTCGCGCTTCAGCATCATCGGCGAGTGGTCGCTGACGTCATAG
- a CDS encoding alpha-D-ribose 1-methylphosphonate 5-triphosphate diphosphatase: MTDILLKNGRALIGSELAEISLTISGQDIVQIDGRSGRAPIAIDASGLLVLPGIVDIHGDAFERQMMPRAGVDFPIDVALVDSDRQAISNGITTVFHAATWSWEPGLRSGDNARRLLEAIERLRPQFSADTRFHLRHETYNLDAEAEICEWLAEGRIDLFAFNDHMNGTIADMAKPQKRSRMVERTGLSSAAFDELVGHITARAADVPASIARLAEAARAAEVRMLSHDDESPAMREAFRAQGVAIAEFPINEETARAAAQAGDAIVYGAPNVVRGGSHTGWTRASDMIAKGFCSVLASDYYYPAQLLAAFRLDADSVLPLAKAWALISEGPARAAGLADRGVLAEGRRADILLVDDAIPLRPRVVAVISAGRLVHLTDATRLMGTAAAPREAVVAA; this comes from the coding sequence GTGACCGATATTCTCCTCAAGAACGGCCGGGCCCTGATCGGCTCGGAGCTCGCCGAGATCTCGCTGACCATCTCAGGGCAGGACATCGTGCAGATCGACGGCAGAAGCGGGCGCGCGCCAATCGCGATCGACGCGAGCGGCCTGCTGGTACTGCCCGGCATCGTCGACATCCATGGCGATGCCTTCGAACGGCAGATGATGCCGCGCGCCGGCGTCGATTTTCCGATCGACGTCGCGCTCGTCGACAGCGACCGGCAGGCGATCAGCAACGGCATCACGACGGTGTTCCACGCCGCGACCTGGTCGTGGGAGCCGGGCCTGCGCAGCGGCGACAATGCGCGGCGCCTGCTCGAGGCGATCGAGCGGCTGCGGCCGCAATTTTCCGCCGACACCCGCTTTCACTTGCGGCACGAGACCTACAACCTCGATGCAGAAGCCGAGATCTGCGAATGGCTCGCCGAGGGCCGGATCGACCTGTTCGCCTTCAACGACCACATGAACGGCACGATCGCCGACATGGCGAAGCCGCAGAAGCGCAGCCGCATGGTGGAGCGCACGGGGCTCTCGAGCGCAGCGTTCGACGAGTTGGTTGGGCACATCACCGCCCGCGCTGCCGACGTGCCGGCTTCGATCGCGCGACTGGCGGAAGCTGCGCGCGCAGCCGAAGTGCGGATGCTCTCGCATGACGATGAGAGCCCGGCCATGCGCGAAGCCTTCCGCGCCCAGGGCGTCGCCATCGCCGAATTTCCGATCAACGAGGAGACCGCGCGGGCAGCGGCGCAAGCCGGCGATGCCATCGTCTATGGCGCGCCGAATGTGGTGCGCGGCGGCAGCCATACCGGCTGGACCCGGGCGTCCGACATGATCGCCAAGGGATTTTGCTCGGTGCTCGCCTCGGACTACTACTATCCCGCGCAACTGCTCGCGGCGTTCCGGCTCGACGCCGACAGCGTGCTGCCGCTCGCAAAGGCCTGGGCGCTGATCTCGGAGGGGCCCGCACGCGCCGCCGGCCTCGCCGACCGCGGCGTTCTTGCCGAGGGCCGCCGTGCCGATATTCTGCTGGTCGACGACGCAATACCGTTGCGGCCGCGCGTCGTCGCCGTGATCTCGGCCGGCCGGCTCGTGCATCTCACCGACGCAACGCGGTTGATGGGTACGGCTGCCGCGCCGCGCGAGGCTGTCGTCGCGGCGTAA
- the phnE gene encoding phosphonate ABC transporter, permease protein PhnE — MTLAVTILPEPQLAALNAAYRQAVARKRLRLLAGAALFVAALVLAGIGAEVNLRTLFTYFGNFVSYFDRILTLENGQRVWTDIGEWLWGWRKWLKMLGETILISYVGTLMGAVVAFALNFFAAENTSPSPWLRFAVRRLLEFARTVPGIVFALIFVIAFGLGPMAGVLAIAIHSAGALGKLFAEIVENADMKPVEGIRSTGASWLSCMRFAVLPQVSAGYASYALLRFEINVREASVMGFVGAGGIGQELVVAIRKFYYSDVSAILLAIIVTVFLIDITTGWIRGHLFGREART; from the coding sequence ATGACCCTCGCGGTTACGATCCTTCCCGAGCCACAGCTCGCCGCGCTGAACGCGGCTTACCGCCAGGCCGTGGCGCGCAAGCGATTGCGTCTGCTCGCCGGCGCGGCGCTGTTCGTAGCTGCGCTGGTCCTCGCCGGCATCGGGGCCGAGGTGAATCTGCGCACGCTCTTCACCTATTTCGGCAATTTCGTCAGCTATTTCGATCGCATCCTCACCCTCGAGAACGGTCAGCGCGTCTGGACCGACATTGGCGAGTGGCTGTGGGGCTGGCGCAAATGGCTCAAAATGCTCGGTGAGACCATCCTGATCAGCTATGTCGGCACGCTGATGGGGGCCGTCGTTGCCTTCGCGCTCAATTTCTTCGCGGCCGAGAACACCTCACCGTCGCCCTGGCTGCGCTTTGCGGTTCGCCGCCTGCTTGAATTTGCGCGCACGGTGCCCGGCATCGTGTTCGCGCTGATCTTCGTCATCGCCTTCGGCCTGGGGCCGATGGCCGGCGTGCTGGCGATTGCCATTCACTCCGCCGGTGCGCTCGGCAAGCTGTTTGCCGAGATCGTGGAGAATGCCGATATGAAGCCGGTCGAAGGCATCCGCTCGACCGGCGCGAGCTGGCTGTCCTGCATGCGCTTTGCCGTGCTGCCGCAGGTCTCCGCCGGCTATGCCAGCTATGCGCTGCTGCGCTTCGAGATCAATGTGCGCGAAGCCTCTGTGATGGGTTTTGTCGGTGCCGGTGGCATCGGGCAGGAGCTCGTGGTCGCGATCCGCAAATTCTACTATTCGGACGTCAGCGCGATCCTGCTCGCCATCATCGTCACGGTCTTCTTGATCGACATCACAACGGGCTGGATCCGCGGCCACCTGTTCGGTCGGGAGGCGCGGACATGA
- the phnE gene encoding phosphonate ABC transporter, permease protein PhnE, with product MSRPPEVNTDELRVRYPNVFNRPASSRLATPAMIVIALAILVFGLIDLDFSPSRLIAGINQLGWITLMMIPPDPGTSLPIYLKALGETLSIALLGTTLAATFALPVSLLAARNVVPSGIFRFPVRRFLDSIRGVDTLIWALVWINVVGLGPFAGVLAIAVADFGAFGKLFSEAIEGADQKQVEGIRASGGSALHEIRFGLLPQVLPVIAGQVLYFIESNTRSATIIGIVGAGGIGLQLAEQIRVLEWQKVSFLILMILVAVAAIDWISGKLRFAIIGQRAVA from the coding sequence ATGAGCCGGCCGCCGGAGGTGAATACGGACGAGCTGCGCGTGCGCTATCCGAACGTGTTCAATCGACCCGCATCCTCGCGTCTGGCGACGCCGGCAATGATTGTGATCGCGCTCGCGATCCTGGTGTTCGGACTGATCGATCTCGATTTCTCGCCGTCGCGCCTGATCGCCGGCATCAACCAGCTCGGCTGGATCACGCTGATGATGATCCCGCCCGATCCCGGCACGTCGCTGCCGATCTACCTGAAGGCGCTCGGCGAGACGCTCTCGATCGCGCTGCTCGGCACCACGCTTGCAGCAACCTTCGCGCTGCCGGTCAGCCTGCTGGCCGCGCGCAATGTGGTGCCGTCAGGCATCTTCCGCTTTCCCGTGCGGCGCTTTCTCGATTCCATCCGCGGCGTGGACACCCTGATCTGGGCGCTGGTCTGGATCAACGTCGTCGGCCTCGGCCCGTTCGCTGGCGTGCTCGCGATTGCGGTGGCGGATTTCGGCGCCTTCGGCAAATTGTTCTCCGAGGCGATCGAAGGTGCGGACCAGAAGCAGGTCGAAGGCATCCGCGCCTCCGGCGGCAGCGCGCTGCACGAGATCCGCTTCGGCCTGCTGCCGCAGGTGCTGCCGGTCATCGCGGGGCAGGTGCTCTATTTCATCGAATCGAACACGCGCTCGGCCACCATCATCGGCATCGTCGGCGCCGGCGGCATCGGCCTGCAGCTCGCCGAGCAGATCCGCGTGCTGGAATGGCAAAAGGTCTCGTTCCTGATCCTGATGATTTTGGTGGCGGTCGCCGCCATCGACTGGATTTCGGGAAAGCTCCGTTTTGCCATCATCGGCCAGCGCGCGGTGGCGTAG
- the phnC gene encoding phosphonate ABC transporter ATP-binding protein — translation MLVVDGLTCRFGTKAAVDNASFEIAPGRFVGVIGRSGAGKSTLLRTINRLVTPTDGRILFDGIDVTALRGKELRQWRARSAMIFQQFNLVGRLDVLTNVLMGRLAAMPAWRSLTQVWPEQDCALAMSALEQFDMASLAAQRADQLSGGQQQRVAIARALVQQPDIILADEPIASLDPRNTRIVMDALLRINKHFGITVLCNLHSLDLARTYCDRLIGMAAGRVVFDGAPSALTDHIARELYDLEANEVMGGTHMPVPEGIPALGTAAAA, via the coding sequence ATGCTTGTGGTTGATGGTCTGACGTGTCGCTTCGGCACCAAAGCCGCTGTCGACAATGCCTCGTTCGAGATCGCGCCCGGCCGCTTCGTCGGTGTGATCGGCCGCTCCGGCGCCGGCAAGTCGACACTGCTCCGGACCATCAATCGCCTGGTGACCCCGACCGACGGCCGCATCCTGTTCGACGGCATCGACGTCACCGCGCTGCGCGGCAAGGAGCTGCGGCAATGGCGCGCTCGGTCCGCCATGATTTTTCAGCAGTTCAATCTGGTCGGCCGCCTCGACGTTCTCACCAACGTGCTGATGGGCCGCCTCGCTGCGATGCCGGCCTGGCGCTCCCTGACGCAGGTGTGGCCGGAGCAGGACTGCGCGCTGGCGATGTCGGCGCTGGAGCAGTTCGACATGGCGAGCCTGGCTGCGCAGCGCGCCGATCAGCTCTCCGGCGGCCAGCAGCAGCGCGTCGCGATCGCCCGCGCCTTGGTGCAGCAGCCCGACATCATTCTCGCGGACGAGCCGATCGCCTCGCTCGATCCGCGCAACACCAGGATCGTGATGGATGCGCTGCTGCGCATCAACAAGCATTTTGGCATCACCGTGCTCTGCAATCTGCATTCGCTCGATCTGGCGCGGACCTATTGCGACCGACTGATCGGTATGGCGGCGGGTCGCGTGGTGTTCGACGGTGCGCCGTCCGCGCTCACCGACCATATCGCGCGCGAGCTCTACGATCTCGAAGCCAATGAAGTCATGGGCGGCACGCATATGCCGGTGCCCGAAGGCATTCCGGCGCTCGGGACCGCCGCGGCGGCCTGA